The following are encoded together in the Janthinobacterium sp. Marseille genome:
- a CDS encoding DUF1415 domain-containing protein, which translates to MQTPTPAATHDEIIALTQAWLEKAVIGLNLCPFAKAVYVKQQIRYVVSKADTTDALLTELKAELQYLQDSDPVKVDTTLLILPEVLADFLDYNDFLDTADEAIEDLELDGEIQIASFHPDYQFAGTKTDDIENYTNRSPYPILHLLREASIERAVEAFPEAEEIYEKNMETLRKLGLQGWTNLQLLAPPRERKQ; encoded by the coding sequence ATGCAAACACCTACTCCCGCCGCTACGCACGATGAAATCATCGCCCTCACGCAAGCCTGGTTGGAAAAAGCCGTAATCGGCCTGAACCTCTGCCCTTTCGCCAAGGCGGTCTACGTCAAACAGCAAATCCGCTATGTCGTCAGCAAGGCCGACACCACCGATGCCTTGCTGACGGAACTGAAAGCGGAGTTGCAGTATTTACAGGATAGTGACCCGGTAAAGGTCGACACCACCTTGCTGATCCTGCCCGAAGTCCTGGCTGACTTCCTTGACTACAACGACTTCCTCGATACCGCAGATGAAGCGATCGAAGATTTGGAGCTGGATGGTGAAATCCAGATCGCGAGCTTCCATCCTGATTATCAATTTGCCGGCACCAAAACAGACGATATAGAAAACTATACGAACCGTTCTCCGTATCCAATCTTGCATCTTTTGCGCGAGGCCAGCATCGAACGCGCAGTCGAAGCTTTCCCCGAAGCCGAAGAAATTTATGAAAAGAATATGGAAACGTTACGCAAACTGGGACTGCAGGGATGGACGAATTTACAATTGTTAGCACCGCCGCGTGAGCGCAAACAATGA
- a CDS encoding DUF3488 and transglutaminase-like domain-containing protein: MKRLQSIMRPMSRDKANTLLLLLACALVLAPNVSNLPPWIVAIVSVMLLWRGWITFRGNRMPSRWLLLPLALLAMGGVYLTFKTFVGSEAGVAVLTLLLAFKLLEMHAGRDLFAVVFLSFFLLLTNFFNSQSLPIAFLSIISIIVMLAAQLSFQYTDAIPSLRKRLQLAGKILLLAIPLTIVLFLLFPRIQGPLWGMPNDTRTARSGLSSSMSPGNIAKLALSTEVAFRVRFIDTVPQNNQLYWRGIVLDQYDGRTWSKAATTRRSTLPTLQTRGEPVRYQVTQEASSEPWLFALELPNAAPQLAGKFVGKTPAYELRAARPITERIRYDVASNLAFNFLQQADPVSLKQWLALPEHFNPRTIELAAQIRSKSANQQLAIDSVLQSFRNEPFRYTLEPPLLGANSVDDFLFSTRAGFCEHYASAFVVLMRAMGIPARVVTGYQGGQINPVDGYMIVRQSDAHAWAEVWLEQRGWVRVDPTAAIAPERIERNAATAAATETVFGGLVNADSGPASWLRSLRFQWEAINNGWNQWVLNYTPDEQKNLLRSLGFGNIDWQTLVLLLLAAGATVMALLAILLLGTRRKRDPLEAAYAQFCKQMARHGYARLIYEGPRSYALRLQEADSTLSEKHKHAAGKFMALYEKVRYGRAEQWSPSDVLSTLKSLLTQIR; encoded by the coding sequence ATGAAGCGACTACAAAGCATCATGCGCCCGATGTCGCGTGACAAAGCCAATACCCTGCTCCTGCTACTGGCATGTGCGTTGGTGCTGGCACCAAATGTATCGAACCTGCCGCCGTGGATCGTCGCTATCGTTAGCGTAATGCTGTTGTGGCGCGGCTGGATTACCTTCCGCGGCAATCGCATGCCTTCGCGCTGGCTATTGCTGCCACTTGCATTGCTGGCGATGGGCGGCGTCTACCTGACATTCAAAACCTTTGTCGGCAGCGAAGCAGGCGTCGCTGTGCTGACCTTGCTACTGGCTTTCAAATTGCTGGAAATGCATGCAGGTCGCGATCTGTTCGCCGTCGTATTCCTGAGTTTCTTTTTATTGCTGACCAATTTTTTCAATTCGCAATCCCTGCCGATTGCGTTTCTGAGCATCATCAGCATCATCGTGATGCTGGCCGCGCAACTATCATTTCAATATACCGATGCCATCCCCTCCTTGCGCAAGCGGCTGCAACTCGCCGGCAAGATCCTGTTGCTGGCAATACCACTGACGATAGTGCTATTCCTGTTATTCCCGCGGATCCAGGGACCTTTGTGGGGCATGCCAAACGATACCAGGACCGCCCGTAGCGGCCTGTCCAGCAGCATGAGTCCGGGTAATATCGCCAAGCTCGCGCTTTCTACCGAGGTCGCCTTTCGCGTCAGGTTCATTGATACCGTCCCGCAAAATAATCAGCTGTACTGGCGCGGCATCGTGCTCGACCAATATGATGGACGTACGTGGAGCAAAGCAGCAACAACGCGCAGGAGTACTCTGCCTACGCTCCAAACGCGCGGCGAACCGGTACGTTATCAAGTGACACAGGAAGCCAGTTCCGAACCCTGGCTGTTTGCGCTGGAACTGCCAAACGCAGCACCGCAGCTGGCAGGCAAGTTCGTCGGCAAAACGCCGGCCTATGAATTACGCGCAGCACGCCCGATCACGGAACGGATTCGCTATGACGTCGCATCGAACCTCGCATTTAATTTCCTGCAGCAAGCGGATCCTGTCTCACTCAAGCAGTGGCTGGCTTTGCCTGAACACTTTAATCCGCGCACGATAGAGCTGGCGGCGCAAATCAGGAGTAAATCAGCGAACCAGCAGCTTGCCATCGATAGCGTGTTGCAAAGCTTCCGCAACGAGCCGTTCCGCTACACATTGGAGCCGCCGCTGCTGGGCGCAAACAGTGTCGATGATTTTTTATTTTCCACGCGTGCAGGTTTTTGTGAACATTATGCGAGTGCCTTTGTCGTACTGATGCGCGCGATGGGTATCCCGGCACGCGTAGTGACCGGCTATCAGGGCGGACAGATCAATCCGGTTGATGGCTATATGATCGTCAGGCAATCAGATGCGCATGCATGGGCCGAAGTCTGGCTGGAGCAGCGCGGTTGGGTACGGGTCGATCCGACCGCGGCTATCGCGCCGGAGCGCATTGAACGCAATGCAGCAACTGCGGCTGCCACCGAAACGGTATTCGGTGGCCTGGTGAATGCCGACAGTGGACCGGCTTCATGGCTGCGCAGCCTGCGCTTCCAATGGGAAGCCATCAACAACGGCTGGAATCAATGGGTGCTGAATTACACACCGGACGAGCAAAAGAATTTGCTACGTTCACTGGGCTTCGGTAACATCGACTGGCAAACGCTGGTATTGCTGCTGTTGGCTGCAGGTGCTACGGTAATGGCCTTGCTTGCCATCCTGCTGCTTGGCACGCGCCGCAAGCGTGACCCGCTGGAAGCCGCTTATGCGCAGTTTTGCAAACAGATGGCGCGCCATGGTTATGCGCGACTCATTTATGAAGGACCGCGCAGCTATGCGCTACGCTTGCAGGAAGCAGATTCCACCCTGAGCGAAAAGCACAAACATGCTGCCGGGAAATTTATGGCTCTTTACGAAAAAGTTCGTTACGGTCGCGCTGAACAATGGTCGCCATCGGACGTGCTTTCCACACTCAAATCACTTTTGACTCAAATTCGATGA
- the ylqF gene encoding ribosome biogenesis GTPase YlqF, with translation MSIQWYPGHMNAARKKAAEAMEKTDMIIEVLDARVPQASRNPMIEELRTFRQRPCLKILNKSDLADPAATQKWLDLYNSQKGVHAVALSCKKPSDVAKIPGLCLKIAPHRGTALKPLRIMIMGIPNVGKSTLMNALLKKRVAKVGDEPAVTKMQQRLYLGNNMVLTDTPGMMWPKIEHPSDGLMLAASHAIGSNALIEEEVATFLADIVLMHYPQLLTARYGFPTEGIDGVSVIEGVALRRGFRIKGGELDLEKAAHTFLQDYRVGALGRVSLETPESRIALLASFQPPPSLSDVANDDDEETEESRDDSAARRR, from the coding sequence ATGTCCATACAATGGTACCCAGGTCACATGAACGCCGCCCGCAAGAAGGCGGCGGAAGCCATGGAAAAGACCGACATGATCATCGAGGTGCTGGACGCGCGCGTACCGCAGGCCAGCCGTAATCCGATGATCGAAGAGCTGCGCACCTTCCGCCAGCGTCCCTGTTTAAAGATCCTCAACAAGAGTGACCTGGCCGATCCGGCCGCGACGCAAAAATGGCTGGATTTATACAATAGCCAAAAGGGTGTGCATGCGGTGGCGCTGAGCTGCAAAAAGCCCTCCGATGTCGCCAAGATCCCGGGTTTGTGCCTGAAGATTGCACCGCATCGCGGGACCGCGCTCAAACCTTTGCGCATCATGATCATGGGCATTCCTAACGTCGGCAAGTCAACGCTGATGAATGCCTTGCTGAAAAAGCGCGTCGCCAAAGTCGGTGATGAGCCGGCCGTGACCAAGATGCAGCAGCGTCTCTACCTCGGCAACAATATGGTGTTGACCGATACACCGGGCATGATGTGGCCGAAGATCGAACATCCAAGTGATGGCCTGATGCTGGCAGCCAGCCATGCGATCGGCAGCAATGCGCTGATTGAAGAAGAAGTCGCGACCTTCCTGGCGGACATCGTCCTCATGCATTACCCGCAGCTGTTGACCGCGCGTTACGGTTTTCCCACCGAAGGCATAGACGGTGTCAGCGTGATTGAAGGCGTCGCTTTGCGGCGCGGCTTCCGTATCAAGGGTGGTGAACTTGACCTGGAAAAAGCAGCACATACCTTCCTGCAGGATTACCGGGTTGGTGCGCTGGGTCGGGTCAGCCTGGAAACGCCGGAGAGCCGCATCGCCTTGTTGGCCAGCTTCCAGCCGCCGCCATCGCTGAGCGATGTGGCAAATGACGATGATGAAGAAACAGAAGAAAGTCGTGACGATAGTGCAGCACGTCGACGCTAA
- a CDS encoding YaeQ family protein, protein MALKSTIFKADLQIADMDRQYYDGHVLTIARHPSETDERMMVRILAFVLHANAALSFGKGLSADDEPDLWQKDLTGAIELWIEVGQPDEKRIMKACGRSNQVIIYSYSSMSNIWWNQIAGKVDRAKNLSVYNLPAATSQALAKLAQRNMQLQCTIQDGQIWINGEGESIQIDLAQLKAPANAVR, encoded by the coding sequence ATGGCTCTTAAATCCACTATCTTCAAAGCCGACCTGCAAATCGCCGATATGGACCGTCAGTACTACGACGGTCATGTGTTGACGATAGCGCGCCATCCGTCTGAAACCGACGAGAGGATGATGGTGCGCATCCTGGCCTTCGTGCTGCATGCAAACGCGGCGCTATCCTTCGGCAAGGGTTTGAGTGCAGACGATGAGCCGGACTTGTGGCAAAAGGATTTAACCGGCGCGATCGAGCTCTGGATAGAGGTCGGCCAGCCGGATGAGAAGCGCATCATGAAAGCGTGTGGCCGTTCAAATCAAGTGATCATTTACAGTTACAGCAGTATGAGCAATATCTGGTGGAATCAGATCGCCGGCAAGGTCGACCGGGCGAAGAACCTGAGTGTCTATAATCTGCCGGCCGCTACCAGCCAGGCACTGGCCAAACTCGCGCAACGCAATATGCAATTGCAATGCACGATCCAGGATGGCCAGATATGGATTAACGGCGAAGGCGAATCTATCCAGATCGACCTCGCCCAATTGAAAGCGCCTGCGAACGCAGTACGCTGA
- the cysM gene encoding cysteine synthase CysM, with protein MQYLTIEDTIGNTPLVQLKRLGGEDAVRRNNVILGKLEGNNPAGSVKDRPALSMILHAEERGVIKPGDTLIEATSGNTGIALAMVAAMRGYKMVLLMPENLSEERRQAMAAYGAKIVLTPKTGGMEYARDLAEQMQKNGEGLILDQFANPDNPRAHYETTGPEIWRDTGGQITHFVSAMGTTGTIIGVSEYLKEKNPDIKIIGVQPDEGSQIPGIRKWPEAYLPKIYDASKVDQLEYVSQAVAEQMARRLAIEEGIFCGISAAGACEVALRISQTVENATVVFIVCDRGDRYLSTGVFPA; from the coding sequence ATGCAATATTTGACCATCGAAGACACCATCGGCAATACCCCACTGGTACAACTCAAACGACTGGGCGGTGAAGACGCAGTGCGCCGCAATAACGTCATCCTCGGCAAACTGGAAGGCAATAACCCGGCCGGTTCGGTAAAAGACAGGCCGGCACTGTCGATGATCCTGCATGCGGAAGAGCGCGGTGTGATCAAGCCGGGCGATACGCTGATTGAGGCGACCAGCGGTAATACCGGGATTGCACTGGCCATGGTGGCAGCGATGCGTGGCTACAAGATGGTCCTGCTGATGCCCGAGAACTTGAGCGAAGAGCGACGCCAGGCAATGGCTGCGTACGGTGCAAAAATCGTGTTGACGCCAAAAACCGGCGGCATGGAGTATGCCCGTGACCTCGCCGAACAAATGCAAAAGAATGGCGAGGGTTTGATCCTCGATCAGTTTGCCAATCCGGATAACCCGCGTGCGCACTACGAAACCACAGGCCCGGAGATCTGGCGTGACACCGGCGGCCAGATTACCCACTTTGTCAGCGCAATGGGAACCACCGGCACCATTATCGGTGTATCGGAATACCTGAAAGAAAAGAACCCGGATATCAAGATCATCGGCGTACAGCCGGATGAAGGCTCGCAGATCCCTGGCATACGCAAATGGCCGGAAGCATACCTGCCAAAAATTTATGATGCGAGCAAAGTCGATCAGCTCGAATATGTCAGCCAGGCTGTGGCCGAGCAAATGGCACGCCGTTTGGCGATAGAAGAGGGGATTTTCTGTGGGATTTCAGCTGCTGGCGCGTGTGAAGTTGCGCTCAGGATTTCTCAGACGGTAGAGAACGCGACGGTGGTCTTCATCGTCTGCGATAGAGGGGATCGTTACCTGTCAACAGGAGTATTCCCGGCTTAA
- a CDS encoding MoxR family ATPase — protein sequence MFAKVHAVARQVGEIVVGKDVQIRQALVCLLAGGHLLIEDVPGVGKTTLAHALAISLGLQFNRQQFTSDLLPADVVGISIFDREKNGFVFHPGPIFTQVLLADEINRATPKAQSALLEAMEERQVTSDGVTRPLPEPFFVIATQNPTHQLGTFPLPESQLDRFLMCLSLGYPDAASERALLMGEDRRTLLKALPMAMQATDLMAAQAELKNIHVSSALIDYIQALAAASRQNGMFVEGLSPRATIALLQAARAWAALEGRNHVIPEDVQAVLVPVTAHRLRSVKAGSASALGSRDLVLQLMRSVSV from the coding sequence ATGTTCGCAAAAGTGCATGCAGTCGCCAGGCAAGTGGGCGAAATCGTAGTTGGCAAAGATGTACAGATTCGCCAGGCGCTGGTTTGCCTGCTGGCCGGTGGCCACCTCTTGATCGAAGATGTACCTGGTGTCGGCAAGACGACCCTGGCACATGCGCTGGCAATTTCGCTCGGCTTGCAATTCAACCGTCAACAATTCACCAGCGACCTGCTACCGGCAGATGTGGTCGGTATTTCCATCTTCGATCGCGAGAAAAACGGCTTTGTATTTCATCCCGGCCCTATCTTCACGCAGGTATTGCTGGCCGATGAAATCAATCGCGCCACACCGAAAGCACAATCGGCCCTGCTCGAAGCAATGGAGGAACGGCAAGTCACATCCGATGGCGTCACCCGCCCCTTGCCCGAACCCTTCTTTGTCATCGCCACACAAAACCCGACGCATCAGCTCGGCACCTTCCCCTTGCCCGAATCGCAACTGGATCGTTTCCTGATGTGTTTGTCGCTCGGTTATCCGGATGCCGCTTCCGAACGCGCATTGCTGATGGGAGAAGACCGGCGCACGCTGTTGAAAGCATTGCCGATGGCGATGCAAGCCACTGATTTGATGGCGGCACAGGCAGAACTGAAAAACATCCATGTCTCGTCAGCATTGATCGATTACATCCAGGCCCTTGCCGCTGCTTCACGCCAAAACGGCATGTTTGTCGAGGGACTGAGTCCGCGCGCCACGATTGCACTGCTGCAAGCGGCGCGTGCCTGGGCCGCACTCGAAGGACGCAACCATGTCATCCCGGAAGACGTACAAGCGGTGCTGGTGCCGGTGACCGCGCATCGCCTGCGTTCAGTCAAAGCCGGCAGCGCCAGTGCACTCGGCAGCCGCGACCTGGTCCTGCAATTAATGAGGTCGGTCAGCGTCTGA
- a CDS encoding DUF58 domain-containing protein: protein MRLFPTRLQTGISLWAGKHLFRHRAAEAGEVFLPQRRIFIVPTRAGLTFGIMLLVLFLCSINYNLGLGFALTFLLASCAIVGMHLTFRNLAYLHLSPGRTIAVFAGEAAQFSLHLDNRRPYERYAIRLTFITDGVTGVPHFTDIPANTISDVTLSTAALERGWLMAPRIRLQTSFPLGLLQAWAYWQPAMRVLVYPRPEEDGPPLPLTTGEQSDGRGSAGHDDFAGIRAYQAGDSIRHMAWRQIARSNDGALVTKQFEGGAASELALDYGQLPAAMDVEHKLARLTNWVLMAEARGLPYAFRLGQLYLPPAIGPAHQAACLQALALHERAA from the coding sequence GTGCGTCTCTTCCCTACTCGCCTACAAACCGGCATCAGCCTCTGGGCAGGTAAGCACCTGTTCCGGCACCGTGCCGCCGAAGCAGGCGAAGTATTCTTGCCGCAACGCCGTATCTTTATAGTACCGACCCGGGCCGGCCTGACATTCGGCATCATGCTGTTGGTACTGTTTCTGTGCTCTATCAATTACAACCTTGGCCTGGGTTTTGCACTGACTTTCTTGCTGGCCAGTTGCGCCATCGTCGGCATGCACCTGACTTTCCGCAACCTCGCATACTTACATCTGTCACCGGGTCGCACGATAGCGGTATTCGCGGGTGAAGCGGCACAATTCAGCCTGCACCTGGACAATCGCCGACCATATGAACGCTACGCGATTCGATTGACGTTCATTACTGATGGTGTGACTGGCGTGCCGCACTTTACCGATATCCCTGCCAATACGATCAGCGATGTGACGCTCAGTACCGCGGCACTGGAGCGCGGCTGGCTGATGGCACCACGCATACGACTGCAAACAAGTTTTCCACTTGGTTTGCTGCAGGCATGGGCTTACTGGCAGCCGGCGATGCGTGTACTGGTTTATCCGCGTCCGGAAGAAGATGGCCCGCCATTGCCGCTGACGACAGGCGAACAGTCGGATGGTCGCGGCAGCGCCGGCCACGATGATTTTGCCGGGATTCGTGCCTACCAGGCTGGCGACTCCATCCGTCATATGGCTTGGCGCCAGATTGCGCGCAGCAATGACGGTGCATTGGTGACCAAACAGTTTGAAGGTGGTGCGGCAAGCGAACTTGCGCTGGACTACGGCCAGCTGCCAGCGGCCATGGATGTCGAACACAAACTGGCGCGCCTGACGAACTGGGTACTGATGGCTGAAGCGCGCGGCCTGCCTTATGCATTCCGCCTCGGCCAGCTCTACCTGCCACCCGCGATCGGTCCTGCACATCAAGCCGCCTGCCTGCAAGCGCTGGCCTTGCACGAGCGTGCTGCATGA
- a CDS encoding transporter, which yields MISASGLNYGSDPSGLIWGFLFKPEQPASLINSSEALAWLQLAPAQRAGEFIWLHFNLSNTASEKWMSEHAGVADEFNEALHDGSRSTRIELADNTLIAVVNDVLHSFSFESADIATLWLSVTQDVVISARRTPLKSIERLRQAVEHGDTIRSSVELLVHLLRDQADVLVKIVRDAVARVDRVEDSLLAGRLNKQRTDLGALRRILVRLQRLLAPEPAALFRLLQKPPVWVVELDSQELRQSTEEFSVVLSDMSSLQERIKLLQEEIAAQVNEENSRSLYVLTIVTVLALPINIIAGLLGMNVGGVPLAEHAYGFWIVAGIVATFTVVAGWFVIRKQKQD from the coding sequence ATGATCAGCGCCAGCGGCTTGAACTACGGCTCGGACCCATCCGGTCTGATCTGGGGCTTCCTGTTTAAACCGGAACAGCCGGCGAGCCTGATCAATTCCAGTGAAGCACTGGCCTGGCTACAGCTGGCGCCGGCACAACGCGCCGGTGAATTTATCTGGCTGCACTTCAACCTCAGTAATACCGCCAGCGAAAAATGGATGAGCGAACATGCCGGCGTCGCCGACGAGTTCAATGAAGCATTACACGATGGCTCGCGTTCGACCCGCATCGAGCTGGCCGACAATACGCTGATTGCAGTCGTCAACGACGTGCTGCACAGCTTTTCCTTTGAATCGGCCGATATCGCTACCTTGTGGCTGAGCGTGACGCAAGATGTCGTCATCAGTGCGCGCCGCACCCCGCTGAAATCAATCGAGCGCCTGCGCCAGGCGGTCGAGCATGGCGATACGATACGGTCATCGGTCGAGCTGCTGGTGCACCTGCTGCGCGACCAGGCGGATGTACTGGTCAAAATCGTGCGCGATGCCGTCGCCCGTGTCGACCGGGTGGAAGACAGTCTGCTGGCCGGACGCCTGAACAAGCAACGCACCGACCTTGGTGCCCTGCGCCGTATCCTGGTCCGCCTGCAACGCCTGTTGGCACCGGAACCTGCAGCCCTGTTCCGCCTGCTGCAAAAACCACCGGTGTGGGTGGTCGAACTGGATAGCCAGGAACTACGCCAGTCGACCGAGGAATTTTCTGTGGTCCTGAGCGATATGAGTTCTCTGCAGGAGCGCATCAAATTGCTGCAGGAAGAAATCGCAGCGCAGGTCAACGAAGAAAACAGCCGCAGCCTGTATGTGCTGACCATCGTCACAGTACTCGCGCTGCCGATCAATATCATTGCCGGTTTGCTCGGCATGAACGTCGGCGGCGTACCGCTGGCCGAGCATGCTTACGGCTTCTGGATCGTGGCCGGCATCGTCGCCACCTTCACCGTCGTCGCCGGCTGGTTTGTCATCCGCAAACAAAAGCAGGATTGA
- the lapB gene encoding lipopolysaccharide assembly protein LapB: MEFETWWLLAIPAFFTLGWIAARVDIKQLVSESRSLPRGYFKGLNFLLNEQPDKAIDAFIEIVKLDPETAELHFALGNLFRRRGETERAIRVHQNLLARPDLPLEHKVHAQYELGQDYLNAGLLDRAEETFNQLVDTQYGAQARRALLEIYQREKEWERAIQAAHALQESGAGGRQKEIAQFYCELAQDELVHTHPDAAITLLEKALAADRKSVRATILLGDAQLAQGDTESALLTWRRVEHQSVPHVALVAQRLMDGYRAVGRAQEGVNLLKFYLAEASSIDLLEVVFKAVLELEGVDAANQMVSDELRRTPTLLGLDKLLEARLMEAPPEMRSELSLVKNLVHGYTQKLARYQCSHCGFKARQYYWQCPGCSKWESYPPRRTEELNVMN; the protein is encoded by the coding sequence ATGGAATTTGAAACTTGGTGGTTGCTTGCCATTCCAGCCTTTTTTACCCTGGGCTGGATTGCTGCGCGCGTAGATATCAAACAATTGGTTTCGGAATCGCGCAGCCTGCCGCGCGGCTACTTCAAGGGCTTGAATTTCCTGCTGAACGAACAACCGGACAAGGCAATTGATGCCTTCATCGAAATCGTCAAGCTGGATCCGGAAACGGCCGAACTGCATTTTGCGCTGGGTAATCTGTTCCGCCGTCGTGGCGAAACCGAACGCGCGATACGGGTGCACCAAAATTTATTGGCGCGTCCTGATTTGCCGCTTGAGCATAAGGTCCACGCACAATATGAACTGGGCCAGGATTACCTGAACGCCGGTTTGCTGGACCGGGCGGAAGAAACCTTCAACCAGTTGGTCGATACCCAGTATGGTGCGCAGGCCAGACGCGCATTGCTGGAAATTTACCAGCGTGAAAAAGAATGGGAACGCGCGATTCAAGCGGCTCATGCATTGCAAGAATCGGGCGCCGGCGGCCGCCAAAAGGAAATCGCGCAGTTTTACTGCGAACTGGCGCAAGACGAACTGGTACATACGCATCCGGATGCCGCGATTACCTTGCTGGAAAAAGCGCTGGCGGCGGATCGCAAAAGCGTACGTGCGACCATCCTGCTGGGTGATGCGCAACTGGCGCAGGGCGATACCGAATCCGCATTGCTGACCTGGCGTCGTGTCGAGCATCAGAGCGTGCCACACGTGGCGCTGGTAGCGCAGCGCCTGATGGATGGCTATCGTGCAGTCGGACGCGCGCAGGAAGGCGTGAACCTGCTGAAATTCTATTTGGCGGAAGCTTCGTCCATCGATTTGCTGGAAGTCGTGTTCAAGGCGGTGCTGGAACTGGAAGGCGTGGATGCGGCGAACCAGATGGTGAGCGATGAATTGCGTCGTACACCGACTTTGCTGGGCCTCGACAAGCTGCTGGAAGCACGTCTGATGGAAGCGCCGCCCGAAATGCGGTCCGAGCTGTCATTGGTCAAGAACCTGGTGCATGGTTATACGCAAAAGCTGGCGCGTTACCAGTGTAGCCATTGCGGTTTCAAGGCGCGCCAGTACTACTGGCAATGTCCTGGTTGCAGCAAATGGGAAAGCTACCCGCCACGTCGTACCGAAGAATTGAATGTCATGAACTGA
- the mltB gene encoding lytic murein transglycosylase B, with protein sequence MTFPLFSRQSFPLLALSSILALSGCASAGETGKKPATASKTTVKAKKVVKPVQGDEFANFSQWSDVSSFIDQMVEKNGFNKQQLQSTLNQTHYVDSAIQLMKPAPPGKPKNWAAYRARFVEPVRINGGVAFWNQYADALARAEAKYGVPAEIIVAIIGVETVYGRNTGNFRVMDAITTLAFAYPDTPNRTARMNYFRGELENTLLFARDEQIDPFSLLGSYAGAIGWPQFMPGSIRKFAVDFDGNGHIDLRNSPVDAIGSVANFLVQHGWRSGEPTVFPAKVDMTENWQRFINQGLSAKFTLKEMKEAGVTPLVEPPADMLFGLVDLQNGADPSEYWLGADNFFAITQYNRSFFYAMSVIDLSRAVRAARNF encoded by the coding sequence ATGACATTTCCACTGTTCTCCAGACAATCCTTCCCCTTACTCGCCCTTTCTTCCATCCTCGCACTGAGCGGTTGCGCATCCGCCGGCGAAACCGGTAAAAAGCCGGCCACAGCAAGCAAGACAACTGTCAAAGCCAAAAAAGTCGTGAAGCCGGTACAGGGTGATGAGTTCGCCAACTTCTCGCAATGGAGCGACGTCTCCAGCTTTATCGACCAGATGGTGGAAAAGAATGGCTTCAATAAACAGCAATTGCAAAGCACGCTGAACCAGACCCATTACGTCGATAGCGCCATCCAGCTGATGAAGCCGGCGCCGCCCGGCAAACCAAAGAACTGGGCGGCCTACCGCGCGCGCTTTGTTGAACCGGTACGCATCAATGGCGGTGTCGCCTTCTGGAACCAATACGCTGATGCACTCGCACGTGCCGAAGCCAAGTATGGCGTACCGGCAGAAATCATCGTCGCGATTATCGGTGTAGAGACCGTCTATGGTCGTAATACCGGCAATTTCCGCGTAATGGATGCCATCACGACGTTAGCCTTCGCTTACCCGGATACACCGAATCGCACCGCCCGCATGAATTACTTCCGCGGTGAACTGGAAAACACACTGCTGTTTGCACGTGATGAACAGATTGATCCGTTCTCGCTGCTGGGTTCCTACGCCGGTGCGATTGGCTGGCCGCAATTCATGCCCGGTAGCATCCGCAAATTTGCGGTCGACTTCGATGGCAACGGCCATATCGACCTGCGCAATTCACCGGTCGATGCCATCGGTAGCGTAGCCAACTTCCTGGTGCAGCATGGTTGGCGCAGCGGCGAACCAACCGTATTCCCAGCCAAGGTAGACATGACGGAAAACTGGCAGCGCTTTATCAATCAGGGATTGAGCGCCAAGTTCACACTGAAGGAAATGAAGGAAGCCGGTGTAACACCTTTGGTTGAACCACCGGCCGACATGTTGTTCGGCCTGGTCGATTTGCAGAATGGTGCAGATCCCAGCGAGTATTGGTTGGGGGCGGATAACTTCTTTGCCATTACACAATACAATCGCAGCTTTTTCTATGCGATGTCGGTGATAGACCTGAGCCGTGCGGTACGCGCTGCGCGCAATTTCTAG
- a CDS encoding helix-hairpin-helix domain-containing protein, whose amino-acid sequence MLKNVLLAFAAMFLSMNLAWAEVDVNKADQAALDGIKGVGPAMSKAILDERKKGGNFKDWDDLQKRVKGVGEKNSEKLSEAGLTVNGVTRSGATKPAARKGAAKPAAKGKAEK is encoded by the coding sequence ATGTTGAAAAATGTGTTGCTGGCATTCGCAGCTATGTTTTTATCGATGAACCTGGCCTGGGCTGAGGTCGACGTCAATAAGGCCGATCAGGCCGCCCTGGATGGTATCAAGGGTGTCGGCCCCGCCATGTCGAAGGCGATCCTGGATGAACGCAAGAAGGGTGGCAACTTCAAGGATTGGGATGACTTGCAAAAGCGCGTCAAAGGTGTCGGCGAGAAGAATTCCGAAAAGCTGTCAGAAGCCGGGCTTACCGTGAATGGCGTTACCCGATCAGGAGCGACTAAACCCGCGGCCAGGAAAGGTGCTGCGAAACCGGCTGCCAAGGGCAAAGCCGAGAAATAG